A genomic segment from Sciurus carolinensis chromosome 1, mSciCar1.2, whole genome shotgun sequence encodes:
- the LOC124977219 gene encoding CD48 antigen-like, whose protein sequence is MGHCSQDYYLCWTTRLLRVINLLCACCSLAKSSGAHGSGIKEFRTHTSLKAIRGGSVLLHAIPEPGEHTRVEESSWGYGPESQSILLLRIRNGKEDPQWFGLEDKYKQRVQVPNMTSLRIHNLTSQDSGQYWAQVTFPKGRLIKLVFHLDVYDPVPPAQIRATSVSITPSWCNVTLECGATGALDVLNVTWGSKGLPTELEQRGTPGSTDPGTLAVSLPLSQPNVSLTCVVSNPVGQKNATVDLVDICSQDGELTASRMRGVVGALLAVFFILGVGVFLWNICKKKKKKKKMEMERGLPEDPGVKDDGVYYAQLVEPESLKGKQKDVDEKHLEGKEPCTSIYSEVQRPGQAVKIT, encoded by the exons ATGGGACACTGCTCACAAGACTACTATCTCTGCTGGACCACCAGGCTCCTGAGAGTCATTAACCTTCTCT GTGCCTGCTGCTCTTTAGCCAAGAGTTCTGGAGCTCATGGTTCTGGGATTAAAGAATTTAGAACCCACACTTCTCTGAAGGCAATCCGAGGAGGTTCTGTCTTGTTGCATGCGATCCCAGAGCCAGGAGAACATACCAGGGTAGAGGAGAGCTCCTGGGGTTATGGCCCTGAGTCACAGTCTATACTACTGCTGAGAATCCGGAATGGGAAAGAAGACCCACAATGGTTCGGCCTTGAGGACAAGTACAAGCAGAGGGTCCAGGTGCCCAACATGACTTCCCTGAGGATTCACAATTTGACCTCACAGGACAGTGGGCAGTACTGGGCCCAGGTCACATTTCCTAAAGGAAGACTAATTAAACTAGTTTTTCACCTTGATGTTTATG ATCCTGTGCCCCCTGCCCAGATCCGGGCCACATCAGTGTCTATCACACCCAGCTGGTGCAATGTCACTCTGGAGTGTGGGGCCACAGGGGCTTTAGATGTGCTGAATGTAACCTGGGGCAGCAAGGGCCTCCCCACGGAGCTAGAGCAGAGAGGGACACCAGGATCCACCGATCCCGGGACCCTGGCCGTGAGCCTGCCTCTGAGCCAGCCCAATGTCAGCCTCACCTGTGTCGTCAGCAATCCAGTGGGCCAGAAAAATGCCACCGTAGACCTTGTTGACATCTGTAGCCAAG ATGGAGAGCTCACAGCTAGCCGCATGCGAGGCGTTGTAGGGGCCCTCCTGGCTGTGTTTTTCATCCTGGGAGTTGGAGTGTTCCTTTGGAACATatgtaagaagaagaaaaagaagaagaagatggagaTGGAAAGAG GATTGCCGGAGGACCCGGGGGTCAAGGACGATGGAGTCTACTATGCACAGCTGGTGGAACCGGAATCTCTGAAGGGCAAGCAGAAG GATGTTGATGAAAAACATCTGGAAGGAAAGGAGCCTTGCACTAGTATCTATAGTGAGGTTCAGAGACCAGGCCAGGCCGTGAAGATCACTTag